The following DNA comes from Merismopedia glauca CCAP 1448/3.
CGATATACGTTGGAAATCTGCCATACCAAGTGACAGAAGAAGACATTAATGGAATCTTTGCTGAATATGGTACGGTAAAACGGGTTCAACTACCCACCGACCGCGAGACAGGGCGGATGCGGGGATTTGGATTTGTCGAAATGTCTTCAGAAAATGAAGAAACCGCCGCGATTGAGGCTTTAGATGGGGCTGAGTGGATGGGACGCGACCTGAAAGTCAA
Coding sequences within:
- a CDS encoding RNA recognition motif domain-containing protein is translated as MSIYVGNLPYQVTEEDINGIFAEYGTVKRVQLPTDRETGRMRGFGFVEMSSENEETAAIEALDGAEWMGRDLKVNKAKPREERPASGNWGGGGGGGNRRQGDRRY